One genomic segment of Ignavibacteriota bacterium includes these proteins:
- the aroC gene encoding chorismate synthase yields MRILTSGESHGKSLSVIVEGFPSNIPITKEFVDNQLRRRQMGYGRGGRMKIETDQVEILSGIRFGKTLGSPISFNIENSDWKNWTEIMSHTPIKSKVEKITIPRPGHADLTGISKFNFNDIRNSIERSSARETAVRVAGSTIAKRFLEEFGINVGSFVESIGNIYSKNNFAQNLFDNNLPKNFSAQNLADEADKSEVRVLESEQEKKIINKIKSAKKNGDTLGGNIIVVATGVPVGLGSYMHFDRKLDAAIAFEFMSINAIKGVEIGSGFYSAGLFGSKSHDEIILENNNFSRKTNRAGGIEGGISTGLPIIVRAAMKPIATLMQPIETVDLNEMKSVKARRERSDFVAVPACGVIGEAALAWVLAKFMLEKFGGDSLEETKINYKNYTKNLFQNIKKNFK; encoded by the coding sequence ATTAGAATTCTTACTTCCGGCGAATCTCATGGGAAATCATTATCAGTAATTGTTGAAGGATTTCCATCAAATATTCCGATTACAAAAGAATTTGTTGATAATCAACTTCGCAGAAGACAAATGGGATATGGTCGCGGTGGGAGAATGAAAATTGAAACCGATCAAGTTGAAATTTTATCCGGAATACGATTTGGTAAAACTTTAGGCTCACCAATTTCTTTTAATATTGAAAATTCTGATTGGAAAAATTGGACTGAAATAATGAGTCATACTCCAATTAAAAGTAAAGTTGAGAAAATTACAATTCCTCGTCCGGGTCATGCAGATTTAACCGGAATAAGCAAATTTAATTTTAACGATATTAGAAATTCAATAGAAAGATCAAGTGCTAGAGAAACAGCGGTAAGAGTTGCCGGCTCAACAATTGCCAAAAGATTTTTAGAAGAATTCGGAATAAATGTTGGAAGTTTTGTAGAAAGCATAGGTAATATTTATTCTAAAAATAATTTTGCTCAAAATTTATTTGATAATAATTTACCGAAGAATTTTTCAGCTCAAAATTTAGCAGATGAAGCTGATAAAAGTGAAGTCAGAGTTTTGGAAAGTGAACAAGAAAAAAAAATTATCAACAAAATTAAATCAGCTAAGAAAAATGGAGACACACTTGGCGGAAATATTATTGTTGTAGCAACTGGCGTTCCGGTTGGGCTTGGTTCATATATGCATTTTGATAGAAAACTTGATGCGGCAATTGCATTCGAATTTATGTCAATTAATGCAATAAAAGGAGTTGAAATTGGTTCTGGATTTTATTCAGCCGGTTTGTTCGGTTCAAAATCTCACGATGAGATAATTTTAGAAAATAATAATTTCTCACGAAAGACAAATCGTGCCGGCGGGATTGAAGGAGGAATATCAACTGGGTTGCCGATTATTGTTAGAGCCGCAATGAAACCAATTGCTACACTTATGCAGCCGATAGAAACTGTTGATTTAAATGAGATGAAATCTGTAAAAGCCAGAAGAGAACGAAGTGATTTTGTTGCTGTTCCGGCTTGCGGTGTTATTGGAGAAGCTGCATTGGCTTGGGTTTTAGCTAAATTTATGTTGGAAAAATTCGGCGGAGATTCTCTTGAAGAAACTAAAATAAATTATAAAAATTATACTAAAAATTTATTTCAAAATATTAAGAAAAATTTTAAATAA
- a CDS encoding MBL fold metallo-hydrolase: MIELKKFVFNPFQENTYLVWDKISNETIIVDPGCYTNKEEESLSKFIDENNLQIKYLINTHCHIDHILGNAFVKEKYKCEFFAPELDLPLLNKLSDQAKMFGISAKKSPHPDNFITENLVLKIGESTFSFLFTPGHTPGEYCILFETNICISGDVLFLEGIGRTDLWGGDYKTLINSIETKLFTLDNATKVFPGHGDSTTIGFEKLNNPFLK, from the coding sequence ATGATTGAATTAAAAAAATTTGTTTTTAATCCATTTCAAGAAAATACTTATTTAGTTTGGGATAAAATTTCTAATGAAACAATAATTGTTGATCCGGGTTGTTATACAAATAAAGAAGAAGAATCTTTATCCAAATTTATTGATGAAAATAATCTCCAAATAAAATATCTTATCAATACTCATTGCCATATAGATCATATTTTAGGAAATGCATTTGTTAAGGAAAAATATAAATGCGAATTTTTTGCCCCAGAACTTGATTTACCTTTACTAAATAAATTAAGTGATCAAGCAAAAATGTTTGGAATTTCCGCAAAAAAATCTCCACATCCAGATAACTTTATAACAGAAAATTTAGTACTAAAAATTGGCGAAAGTACTTTCTCGTTTTTGTTTACTCCAGGACATACTCCCGGTGAATATTGTATTTTGTTTGAAACTAATATTTGTATAAGCGGTGACGTTTTATTTCTTGAAGGAATTGGGCGAACAGACTTATGGGGTGGAGATTATAAAACTTTAATTAATTCTATTGAAACAAAATTATTTACATTAGATAATGCTACAAAAGTTTTTCCCGGTCATGGAGATTCAACAACAATTGGTTTTGAAAAATTGAACAATCCATTTTTAAAATAA
- a CDS encoding ABC transporter ATP-binding protein: MNENILKVENISKEYKDKVGYVIQLLENISFSVFKGEFVSVLAPKGSGKTSLLKIIARLENPSSGKIIEEKKNIVFIPSKPSSFPWLNVYDNISFNSKMNEKEIAEIINLVGLHGYENHFPNAKSEGFRFRISLGRTLANNPDLIIIDEPFNNLNDKTREEIYLLLRKVFIEKKISILFGTTNITEALFLSDKIYLMKKNPGEIIEKLKVELSAKRNLEILESEQFQSSRNQIEDIFKKKLESKLYHFSV, translated from the coding sequence ATGAATGAAAATATTTTAAAAGTTGAAAATATTTCGAAAGAATATAAAGATAAAGTTGGTTATGTAATTCAACTTTTGGAAAACATTTCATTTTCAGTATTTAAAGGTGAATTTGTTTCGGTGCTTGCGCCAAAGGGCTCTGGCAAAACTTCATTGTTAAAAATTATTGCGAGATTGGAAAATCCATCTTCTGGAAAAATTATTGAAGAGAAGAAAAATATTGTATTTATTCCTTCAAAACCTTCTTCATTTCCTTGGCTAAATGTTTATGATAATATTTCATTCAACAGTAAAATGAATGAAAAAGAAATTGCAGAAATCATTAATTTAGTTGGATTGCATGGTTATGAAAATCATTTCCCAAATGCAAAAAGTGAAGGTTTTAGATTTCGAATTTCTCTTGGAAGAACTTTAGCAAATAATCCGGATTTGATAATTATCGATGAACCATTTAATAATCTAAATGATAAAACTCGTGAAGAAATTTATTTATTGTTGAGAAAAGTTTTTATCGAAAAAAAAATATCAATACTTTTTGGAACAACAAATATAACTGAGGCATTATTCTTATCGGATAAAATTTATTTGATGAAAAAAAATCCCGGTGAAATTATAGAAAAGTTAAAAGTTGAATTATCAGCGAAACGTAATTTAGAAATCTTGGAGTCTGAGCAATTTCAATCTTCAAGAAATCAAATTGAAGATATTTTCAAAAAGAAATTAGAAAGTAAACTTTATCATTTTTCCGTTTAA
- a CDS encoding acyl-CoA carboxylase subunit beta — protein MSEKNIYLENLRNEAKLGGGEERIKNQHEKGKLTARERIELLVDEGSFDEIDMFVKHRSNDFGLDKQKFLGDGVVTGFAKINNRPIALFSQDFTVFGGSLSEAHAEKICKLMDMAMKIGIPVIGLNDSGGARIQEGVVSLGGYAEIFLRNTLASGVIPQISAILGPCAGGAVYSPAITDFIFMAKKTSHMFVTGPNVVKTVTHEEVSFEQLGGAETHTSKSGVAHFAFDSEIEVLHNIRKLVDYLPLNWKDKSVEKEFDFNADLLIPELDDIIPENSTKPYDMHKIISKIVDDEEFLEVHKNFAENIIVGFGRIGGISVGVVANQPAILAGVLDINSSVKGARFVRFCDAFNIPLLVLEDVPGFLPGTEQEWGGIIKHGSKLLFAFSEATVPKVTVITRKAYGGAYDVMNSKHIRGDFNFAWPTAEIAVMGPKGAVEIIFKKEIQSSEKPEEKLNQMLEEYIEKFANPYIAAERGYIDDVIKPSETKLKLVNAFQLLKTKVDTNPKKKHSNIPL, from the coding sequence ATGTCTGAAAAAAATATTTATTTAGAAAACTTAAGAAATGAAGCTAAACTTGGCGGCGGTGAAGAACGTATTAAAAATCAGCATGAAAAAGGAAAATTAACTGCGCGAGAAAGAATCGAACTTTTAGTTGATGAAGGAAGTTTTGATGAAATTGATATGTTTGTTAAACACAGATCAAATGATTTTGGATTAGACAAACAAAAATTTTTAGGTGACGGAGTTGTAACCGGATTTGCAAAAATAAATAACAGACCGATTGCATTATTTAGTCAAGATTTTACAGTTTTCGGTGGTTCTCTTTCCGAAGCACATGCTGAAAAAATTTGCAAGCTGATGGATATGGCAATGAAAATCGGCATTCCCGTAATTGGATTAAATGATTCCGGCGGCGCAAGAATTCAAGAAGGAGTTGTAAGTCTTGGCGGTTACGCAGAAATATTTTTACGAAACACATTAGCCTCCGGAGTTATTCCTCAAATTTCTGCAATTTTAGGACCATGTGCGGGCGGCGCTGTTTATTCACCTGCAATTACTGATTTTATTTTCATGGCAAAAAAAACAAGCCATATGTTTGTAACGGGACCAAATGTTGTAAAAACCGTAACTCATGAAGAAGTTTCGTTTGAGCAATTAGGCGGAGCCGAAACACATACATCAAAAAGTGGCGTTGCGCATTTTGCATTTGATAGCGAAATTGAAGTGTTGCACAATATCAGAAAATTAGTGGATTATCTTCCATTAAATTGGAAAGATAAATCTGTTGAAAAAGAATTTGATTTTAATGCAGATTTATTAATTCCGGAGCTTGATGATATTATTCCGGAAAATTCCACCAAACCTTACGATATGCATAAAATAATTTCCAAAATTGTTGATGACGAAGAATTTCTGGAAGTTCATAAAAATTTTGCAGAAAATATTATTGTGGGATTTGGAAGAATTGGCGGAATTTCGGTTGGTGTAGTTGCAAATCAGCCGGCAATTTTAGCCGGAGTTTTGGATATTAATTCATCTGTAAAAGGAGCAAGATTTGTAAGATTTTGTGATGCATTCAATATTCCGCTTTTAGTTTTGGAAGATGTCCCGGGCTTTCTTCCGGGAACCGAACAAGAATGGGGTGGAATTATAAAACATGGTTCAAAATTACTTTTTGCATTTAGTGAAGCAACAGTTCCGAAAGTTACCGTAATTACCAGAAAAGCATACGGCGGCGCTTACGATGTAATGAATTCCAAACATATTCGCGGCGATTTTAATTTTGCTTGGCCAACTGCGGAAATTGCAGTAATGGGACCCAAAGGTGCAGTAGAAATAATATTTAAAAAAGAAATTCAGTCTTCTGAAAAACCGGAAGAAAAATTAAATCAAATGTTAGAAGAATATATTGAAAAATTTGCAAATCCGTATATTGCAGCGGAGCGTGGATATATTGATGATGTTATTAAACCAAGTGAAACCAAACTAAAATTAGTAAATGCATTTCAATTGCTAAAAACAAAAGTTGATACAAATCCAAAGAAAAAACATTCAAATATTCCGTTGTAA
- a CDS encoding metal-dependent hydrolase codes for MRLRYFSHSAFQIKTNSGITILIDPFLDENPTSPVKSKDVDANYIILTHGHGDHIGDAFKIAKRTNPIFICVNELANYCISKGFNAHNMHIGGAHNFEFGRIKFTIAHHGSQTPDGTYAGEPAGVLITIENKTIYHTGDTALFYDMKLIGEMNKVNYMLLPIGDNFTMGIKDATKAVEFVNPDFAIPIHYNTFPVIEADPNEFKKSVESINKKCILMKFGEEIEL; via the coding sequence ATGAGATTAAGATATTTTTCACATTCGGCATTTCAGATTAAAACAAATTCCGGAATCACAATTTTAATTGATCCGTTTTTAGATGAAAATCCAACTTCACCGGTAAAATCAAAAGATGTTGATGCAAATTATATTATTTTAACTCACGGACACGGCGATCATATCGGTGATGCATTCAAAATTGCAAAAAGAACAAACCCAATTTTTATTTGCGTAAATGAATTAGCAAATTATTGTATTTCTAAAGGATTTAATGCTCACAATATGCATATTGGCGGAGCACATAATTTTGAATTCGGGCGAATTAAATTTACAATTGCACATCACGGATCACAAACTCCGGATGGAACTTATGCTGGAGAACCAGCCGGAGTTCTTATAACTATTGAAAATAAAACAATTTACCATACCGGTGATACTGCACTTTTTTATGATATGAAACTTATTGGTGAAATGAACAAAGTAAATTATATGCTGCTCCCGATTGGAGATAATTTCACTATGGGAATAAAAGATGCCACAAAAGCTGTAGAATTTGTAAATCCAGATTTTGCAATTCCAATTCATTATAATACTTTTCCGGTAATTGAAGCTGATCCGAATGAATTTAAGAAAAGTGTAGAATCAATTAATAAAAAATGTATTTTAATGAAATTTGGTGAAGAGATTGAATTGTAA
- a CDS encoding ParA family protein: MANIIAIANQKGGVGKTSTAINLSASIAAAEFKTLLIDIDPQANSSHGLGIYNNESSVYNVIIGNVPIENCVVNSYMPNLDILPSHIDLVGAEIEIVNMENREKLLKKSLAEINSEYDYIIIDCPPSLSLLTLNALTGADSVIIPVQCEYFALEGLGQLLNTINIVKKQLNPSLAINGVLLTMYDQRLNLSNQVVEEVKKYFGEKVFTTIIHRNVKISEAPSHAKPVILYDAISSGAKNYISLASEVISRCNHKQLSN, from the coding sequence ATGGCAAATATTATAGCAATTGCCAACCAAAAGGGGGGCGTTGGAAAAACATCAACAGCAATAAATTTATCCGCATCAATTGCGGCGGCAGAATTTAAAACATTGCTTATTGATATTGATCCGCAAGCAAATTCATCTCACGGTTTAGGAATTTATAATAATGAATCTTCCGTTTATAATGTAATTATTGGAAATGTTCCGATAGAAAATTGTGTTGTAAATTCTTATATGCCAAATCTTGATATTTTACCTTCGCATATTGATTTGGTTGGTGCGGAAATTGAAATTGTGAATATGGAAAATAGAGAAAAACTATTAAAAAAATCGCTCGCAGAAATAAATTCTGAGTATGATTATATAATTATTGATTGTCCACCTTCCTTAAGTTTGCTAACATTAAATGCATTAACCGGAGCGGATTCTGTTATAATTCCGGTTCAATGTGAGTATTTTGCTTTAGAAGGTTTGGGACAATTGTTAAACACAATCAATATTGTTAAAAAACAATTAAATCCAAGTTTGGCAATTAACGGCGTTTTGTTAACAATGTATGATCAAAGATTGAATTTATCAAATCAAGTTGTTGAAGAAGTAAAAAAATATTTTGGTGAAAAAGTTTTTACAACAATAATTCATAGAAATGTAAAAATATCCGAAGCGCCAAGTCATGCAAAACCAGTAATTTTATATGATGCAATTTCATCCGGAGCTAAAAATTATATTTCGCTTGCTTCGGAAGTTATCAGTAGATGTAATCATAAACAATTGAGCAATTAA
- a CDS encoding ParB/RepB/Spo0J family partition protein has product MNDKNKPALGRGLEALLNPSIKIENHENIDLSNQNIKNDDGTSQDILAKIDVENISPNPFQPRIEFDAEALNELKKSILQNGLIQPITVRRISENKYELISGERRLRAVKEIGYKTIPAYIIVVESKEAMLALALIENIQREKLNPIEIAHAYKRLIDECNLSQEEVSEKVGKDRTTITNTIRLLKLPVEIQNCLIKDEISAGHARALINIYDERLQLQILEKIKKDNLPVRKVEQIVKTLLEGKKTENKENITFNDQELISQRDIENKLRIIFGTKVICKQKKDGAGQITIDFYSNEELDRLFDLFDIIEKANS; this is encoded by the coding sequence ATGAATGATAAAAATAAACCGGCACTCGGAAGAGGATTAGAAGCTTTATTAAATCCTTCTATCAAAATTGAAAATCATGAAAATATTGATTTATCAAATCAGAATATTAAAAATGATGACGGAACTTCTCAAGATATTTTGGCAAAAATTGATGTTGAAAATATTTCTCCAAATCCATTTCAGCCAAGAATTGAATTTGACGCCGAAGCTTTAAATGAATTAAAAAAATCTATTTTGCAAAATGGATTAATTCAGCCGATTACGGTTAGAAGAATTTCGGAAAATAAATATGAATTAATTTCCGGCGAAAGAAGACTTCGCGCAGTTAAAGAAATTGGATACAAAACAATTCCGGCTTATATAATTGTTGTTGAATCAAAAGAAGCAATGCTGGCATTGGCTTTGATCGAAAATATTCAAAGAGAAAAATTAAATCCCATAGAAATTGCTCATGCGTATAAAAGATTAATTGATGAATGTAATTTATCCCAAGAAGAAGTTTCCGAAAAAGTTGGAAAAGATAGAACAACAATTACAAATACGATTAGATTGTTAAAACTTCCGGTGGAAATTCAAAATTGTTTGATAAAAGATGAAATTTCTGCGGGACATGCAAGAGCTTTAATTAATATTTACGACGAACGTTTGCAGCTTCAGATTCTTGAAAAAATAAAAAAAGATAATCTTCCGGTTAGAAAAGTTGAGCAGATTGTTAAAACTTTGCTTGAAGGAAAGAAAACCGAAAATAAAGAAAATATTACTTTTAATGATCAAGAATTAATTTCCCAAAGAGATATTGAAAATAAACTTAGAATAATTTTTGGAACTAAAGTTATTTGCAAACAAAAGAAAGACGGAGCCGGGCAAATTACAATTGATTTTTACTCAAACGAAGAACTTGATAGATTATTTGATCTTTTTGATATCATTGAAAAAGCTAATTCTTAA
- a CDS encoding YIP1 family protein yields the protein MNNNFNICQNCGEKNPLYLNKCTKCHHYFRAAVVNIDLWSTIWRLFETPKDALKNIIYAEHKNFITFLTFFLSIKLLLISAFVQSFVDDSVMNSKSFIYNILIQAVIYTAFFIFFSILLNVGLKKFTKTKFKNTFAVTIFSFIPTILTLFFLTPIEYGIFGKHWFIFNPSPFLIKEIPAYILTLVELIFIIWSVIIFWKGIKLQSNSNFFSIAMIIFFLIFLISIILKIPYIIF from the coding sequence ATGAATAATAATTTCAACATTTGCCAAAATTGCGGAGAAAAAAATCCGTTATATTTAAATAAATGTACAAAATGTCATCATTATTTTAGAGCTGCTGTAGTAAATATTGATTTATGGAGCACAATTTGGAGACTTTTTGAAACTCCAAAAGATGCGCTAAAAAATATAATTTATGCCGAACATAAAAACTTTATAACATTTCTCACTTTTTTTCTATCAATAAAGCTATTACTCATTTCTGCTTTTGTTCAATCTTTTGTTGATGATAGTGTAATGAATTCAAAAAGCTTTATTTACAACATTCTCATTCAAGCTGTTATTTACACTGCATTTTTTATATTTTTTTCAATTTTATTAAATGTAGGATTAAAGAAATTCACAAAAACAAAATTTAAGAATACATTTGCCGTTACAATTTTTTCATTTATTCCAACTATCTTAACTCTATTTTTCCTAACCCCAATTGAATACGGAATTTTTGGTAAACATTGGTTTATATTTAATCCATCACCATTTTTGATAAAAGAAATTCCGGCTTACATTTTAACTTTAGTAGAATTAATTTTTATTATATGGAGTGTCATAATCTTTTGGAAGGGAATAAAACTTCAATCGAATTCAAACTTTTTTAGTATCGCAATGATAATATTTTTTTTAATTTTTCTAATATCAATTATTTTGAAAATACCTTATATTATTTTTTAA
- a CDS encoding 3-dehydroquinate dehydratase, with protein MKIIIINGPNLNLLGKRDESQYGNLTLEKIEEIIKLEFPEDEFEFFQSNLEGEIVDKLQNASKNFEGILINPGGYTHTSVAIRDALEIVKIPKIEVHLSNVSSREDFRKVMITTPCTNGYISGFKEKSYLAGIYLLKKIHSEK; from the coding sequence ATGAAGATAATAATAATAAATGGTCCTAATTTAAATTTACTTGGAAAAAGGGATGAATCGCAATATGGAAATTTAACTCTTGAAAAAATTGAAGAAATAATAAAATTAGAATTTCCAGAGGATGAATTCGAATTTTTTCAAAGTAATTTAGAAGGTGAAATTGTTGATAAATTGCAAAATGCCTCAAAAAATTTTGAAGGAATTTTAATAAATCCCGGAGGATATACTCATACTTCAGTTGCAATTAGAGATGCTCTTGAAATTGTAAAAATTCCCAAAATTGAAGTACACCTTTCAAATGTTTCATCAAGAGAAGATTTTAGAAAAGTAATGATAACTACTCCATGCACAAATGGATACATTTCTGGATTTAAAGAAAAAAGTTATTTAGCCGGAATATATCTTTTAAAGAAAATTCATTCTGAAAAATAA
- a CDS encoding MerR family transcriptional regulator: MKDFGLKKLYYSISEVSKLTDLEQYILRYWETEFEQLKPSKNRAGNRIYTNKDIKMILLIKHLLREEKYTIEGAKKILSDPNELNKISSENRNTSIQKVATPEQNFQEQRDIKRDLEDLKNFLVDLRSKI, translated from the coding sequence ATGAAAGATTTTGGATTAAAAAAATTGTATTACTCAATCTCAGAAGTAAGTAAATTAACCGATTTGGAGCAATATATTTTACGATATTGGGAAACAGAGTTTGAACAATTAAAACCATCCAAAAATAGAGCTGGAAATCGAATTTATACTAATAAAGATATAAAAATGATTTTACTCATAAAGCATCTATTACGTGAAGAGAAATATACAATTGAAGGTGCAAAGAAAATTTTAAGTGATCCAAACGAACTAAATAAAATAAGTTCGGAAAATAGAAATACTTCAATACAAAAAGTTGCAACTCCAGAACAAAATTTTCAAGAACAACGCGATATTAAAAGAGACCTTGAAGATTTAAAGAACTTTTTAGTAGATTTACGTTCAAAGATATAA
- a CDS encoding sigma-70 family RNA polymerase sigma factor, with protein MEDLNTKKLIKFYRKTNSKKALDVLVKNHQLLLHKAIQGIPKNLIDYDSQISIANTVLLNCINVDFDVNNKIKFTTYLMKIIRFRILDEIRKIKINFGYEPEQLEHNEKDNFLLNIENTEIINLMLDQFPKLPRTEQIILGCKLQGMNNNFIAESCGVTESLISQHYKSAINNLKMLLVRTDIRSGTIY; from the coding sequence ATGGAAGATCTCAATACTAAAAAACTCATAAAGTTTTACCGGAAAACTAACAGTAAGAAAGCCTTAGATGTTTTAGTTAAAAATCATCAACTTTTACTACACAAAGCAATTCAAGGAATTCCAAAAAATTTAATTGATTATGATTCTCAGATTTCAATAGCTAATACAGTTTTGTTAAACTGCATTAACGTTGATTTTGATGTTAATAATAAAATTAAATTTACAACTTATTTAATGAAGATAATAAGATTCAGAATACTTGATGAAATCAGAAAAATAAAAATCAATTTCGGATATGAACCGGAGCAATTGGAGCATAATGAAAAGGATAATTTTTTATTGAATATTGAGAACACTGAAATTATAAATCTTATGCTTGATCAATTTCCAAAACTTCCACGGACAGAGCAAATAATTTTAGGATGTAAACTTCAAGGAATGAATAATAATTTTATTGCTGAAAGCTGCGGTGTAACTGAAAGTTTAATTTCTCAACATTATAAATCTGCTATAAATAACCTTAAAATGTTGCTTGTTCGTACCGACATTCGCTCTGGCACAATTTATTAA
- a CDS encoding DUF1738 domain-containing protein — METTEKLTRKEKTKILVQKLNSLSDDEKLELSCRIISSIEGRVYSGRNQMLIALQFRFQNIIPTICGGFHQWKEHGRQVKKGEHGAVILYPVGVDKKKNEGEEAEEPSNFFSAVVFDISQTEEIKENEN; from the coding sequence ATGGAAACAACGGAAAAATTAACAAGAAAAGAAAAAACAAAAATTTTAGTTCAAAAATTAAATTCTCTTTCGGATGATGAAAAATTGGAGTTATCCTGCAGAATAATTTCATCAATTGAAGGAAGAGTTTATTCCGGTAGAAACCAAATGTTAATCGCTTTGCAATTTAGATTCCAAAATATAATTCCAACTATTTGCGGCGGCTTTCATCAATGGAAGGAGCACGGCAGACAAGTAAAAAAAGGTGAACACGGAGCAGTTATTTTATATCCGGTTGGAGTTGATAAAAAGAAAAATGAAGGTGAAGAAGCTGAAGAACCAAGCAATTTTTTTAGTGCAGTTGTTTTTGATATTTCTCAAACTGAGGAGATAAAAGAAAATGAAAACTAA